A window from Citrobacter amalonaticus encodes these proteins:
- the yejK gene encoding nucleoid-associated protein YejK yields the protein MSLDINQIALHQLIKRDEQNLELVLRDSLLEPTNTVVDMMAELHRVYSAKNKAYGLFSEESELAQALRLQRQGEEDFLAFSRAATGRLRDELAKYPFADGGIVLFCHYRYLAVEYLLVAVLNNLSSMRVNENLDINPTHYLDINHADIVARIDLTEWETNPESTRYLTFLKGRVGRKVADFFMDFLGASEGLNAKAQNRGLLQAVDDFTAEAQLDKAERQNVRQQVYSYCNEQLQAGEEIELESLSKELSGVSEVSFSEFTAEKGYELEESFPADRSTLRQLTKYAGSGGGLTINFDAMLLGERIFWDPATDTLTIKGTPPNLRDQLQRRTSGGN from the coding sequence ATGAGTCTGGATATCAACCAGATTGCCCTGCACCAGCTTATCAAGCGTGATGAGCAAAACCTTGAGCTGGTCCTGCGCGATTCATTACTGGAACCGACAAACACCGTTGTCGATATGATGGCTGAACTGCATCGGGTCTATAGCGCGAAAAACAAAGCGTATGGTCTGTTCAGCGAAGAGAGCGAACTGGCGCAAGCGCTGCGCTTACAGCGCCAGGGTGAGGAAGATTTTCTCGCCTTTAGCCGTGCGGCGACCGGACGTTTACGTGACGAGCTCGCCAAATACCCGTTTGCTGACGGCGGCATTGTGCTGTTCTGTCATTATCGCTATCTGGCGGTAGAGTATTTACTGGTGGCGGTGCTGAACAACTTAAGCAGCATGCGCGTCAATGAGAATCTGGATATCAACCCGACGCACTATCTGGATATCAACCATGCGGATATCGTCGCGCGTATCGATCTGACCGAGTGGGAAACCAATCCGGAATCCACCCGCTATCTGACCTTCCTGAAGGGGCGGGTAGGGCGAAAAGTGGCTGACTTCTTTATGGATTTCCTCGGAGCCAGCGAAGGTCTCAACGCCAAGGCGCAAAACCGTGGACTGCTGCAGGCGGTCGATGACTTCACCGCTGAAGCGCAACTGGATAAAGCTGAGCGCCAAAACGTGCGCCAGCAGGTGTACAGCTACTGCAACGAGCAGCTTCAGGCCGGTGAGGAAATTGAGCTGGAGTCGCTGTCAAAAGAACTTTCTGGCGTCAGTGAAGTGAGTTTTAGCGAGTTTACGGCAGAGAAGGGCTATGAGCTGGAAGAGAGCTTCCCGGCCGATCGCAGCACGCTGCGCCAACTGACCAAATATGCCGGCAGCGGCGGTGGGTTAACCATTAACTTTGACGCGATGCTACTGGGCGAGCGTATTTTCTGGGATCCGGCAACGGATACGTTGACCATTAAAGGCACGCCGCCGAACCTGCGCGATCAGCTTCAGCGCCGTACGTCTGGCGGTAATTAA